From Zhongshania aliphaticivorans, one genomic window encodes:
- a CDS encoding esterase/lipase family protein, which produces MTKTNFLQATAAVLSCAILAACGGSSTSSTRSSPPANGASNSDPALTTDIATLNAGLVCGELSHPATEVVLLVHGTFTHGEEQYNWSYKPLLEERGYDVCIVTYPDRGLNDLQTSVEYIVNAVRQIHADTGRKIDMIGHSQGGLHPRWAVTWWPSLRPMVDDIVSLAAPHHGTQMSPSVLTGALPLPLPAAAFQMAQDSAFITALNSGDETPGNIDYSNIYTMMDELVQPYEPEPTAALDFGMSNPRVSNTLIQDVCTGRIVDHITIGLSDRFTFELTLDALSNTGPANVERAGGAELCGLLPLPDQALSATLLEDFASVFGSEPAQGFPDAQLVSEEPPLRSYATKPIPR; this is translated from the coding sequence ATGACTAAAACGAATTTTCTGCAGGCAACAGCAGCGGTACTTAGCTGCGCCATACTTGCCGCATGTGGTGGCAGCAGCACAAGTAGCACCCGAAGCAGCCCGCCAGCAAATGGCGCGAGTAATAGCGACCCGGCGTTAACAACAGACATCGCCACCTTGAACGCGGGCCTCGTTTGCGGCGAACTGAGTCACCCCGCCACCGAGGTGGTATTGCTAGTGCACGGCACCTTCACCCACGGCGAAGAACAATACAACTGGAGCTACAAGCCATTATTGGAAGAACGCGGTTACGACGTTTGTATCGTCACCTACCCAGATCGCGGCCTTAATGATTTACAAACCTCCGTTGAATATATTGTGAACGCTGTGCGGCAAATTCACGCCGATACCGGCCGTAAAATTGACATGATTGGTCACAGCCAGGGCGGCTTACATCCACGCTGGGCGGTAACCTGGTGGCCCAGTTTACGCCCCATGGTAGATGACATTGTCAGCTTGGCGGCGCCCCATCACGGCACCCAAATGTCGCCCTCCGTCCTGACTGGCGCCCTGCCCCTACCCCTGCCCGCGGCGGCCTTCCAAATGGCCCAAGACTCAGCATTTATCACCGCCTTAAACAGCGGCGACGAAACACCGGGCAATATAGATTACAGCAATATTTATACAATGATGGATGAGCTAGTACAGCCCTATGAACCGGAGCCAACTGCCGCTCTGGACTTTGGCATGAGCAACCCCAGAGTCAGCAACACCCTGATTCAAGATGTGTGTACGGGGCGAATCGTCGACCACATAACCATTGGCCTCAGCGACCGCTTTACCTTTGAATTAACCTTAGATGCACTGAGCAATACTGGCCCGGCCAATGTTGAGCGCGCCGGTGGTGCCGAGCTATGCGGGCTCCTGCCACTACCAGATCAAGCGCTCTCCGCAACACTGTTAGAAGATTTTGCCAGCGTCTTTGGCAGCGAACCGGCGCAGGGCTTCCCCGACGCTCAACTAGTAAGCGAAGAACCGCCACTGCGGAGCTATGCAACAAAGCCCATACCGCGATAG
- a CDS encoding TonB-dependent receptor, whose translation MAMDHVSRGVLLGLAVTVFSSSPHAAEVVGEKRSLSSALEEVLVTARKRAENIQETPVAVTAISGDDLRAQGILSTSELSKSVPSLQINDSTAPQIFIRGIGQRAPMARFDPSVSVYLDGIFIPRPDGQLLDTIDIESVQVLRGPQGTLFGKNNTGGALVFTLIKPGEEPGGYVEGALGNYGEQRVRAALDMPVSDEFLTRLALASHRRDGFLRDPSSSNNQSVDRLSAIFQTRWLASDAITLDTMTFLGKTRERFPSYHCSVINEDALFINGLGILWPGDTDPSNPSAYQDNCKANDRDSLPDLVTNQGPTQHQIKHQDTLMFGATLNWELNENHSLKTILGYRDAIKKGPQQTADEGGPEPFLRGIVLDDADQESLTLELQLNGQFFDGAVEYATGVFWQDEFKSERYLLSSPLVGIDAINLAQLAAGRVPDASLIPPGGSAPPIVGALVPLDTLQDFDIDGETLAIFTQATWHINEHFELTLGGRYTEEDRQSELITRTSDLAAVTDIVSADPRFLTLDPAMGLLTYLGVWAEDPISLANNILKASVSGEVGSPLGAPVRDYMDSTFKEFTPMASGSWLVPDAWLDGSFISSGMAYATLSNGFKSGFHEPSGVDGLLVVEPESLENREIGFKVDALEHSLRVNVALYSMTFENMQLITVGLDSANSLVVTSQNAGKSMIEGGEIEILWLPSPEMLVSLTYSNNNYKFLEFDDVALTPLAVSGEKVVLDRSDEEFAVSPRQSASLGVQYTIVSDIGLIVPRFDLSYKGETYMGFDDGSWEVTKTNPGAVYADDYILLDARLSWTNINDDLSIAAYVKNLTDERYDIGAVATGESLGTFARVLGEPRFYGVEVRKTF comes from the coding sequence TAGTTGGCGAAAAAAGGAGCTTATCTTCTGCACTCGAAGAAGTGCTTGTTACGGCACGAAAGCGCGCCGAAAACATCCAAGAAACACCGGTGGCGGTGACGGCTATCAGCGGCGACGATTTGCGTGCGCAGGGTATTTTAAGCACGTCGGAGCTGAGCAAGTCAGTGCCGAGTTTGCAGATAAACGACAGCACCGCGCCGCAGATTTTTATTCGCGGTATTGGCCAGCGAGCGCCAATGGCACGTTTTGATCCCTCGGTCAGTGTTTACCTCGACGGTATTTTTATTCCCCGCCCTGACGGCCAGCTTTTAGACACCATTGATATTGAAAGTGTGCAGGTGTTGCGAGGTCCCCAAGGGACTTTGTTTGGTAAAAACAATACTGGTGGCGCTCTGGTATTCACCTTAATTAAGCCGGGCGAGGAGCCCGGTGGTTATGTTGAAGGCGCCTTGGGAAATTACGGTGAACAGCGAGTTCGCGCGGCGCTGGATATGCCGGTCAGTGATGAGTTCTTAACGCGGCTGGCGCTGGCCAGTCATCGCCGCGATGGTTTTTTGCGTGACCCGTCCTCGTCGAACAACCAATCGGTAGATCGGCTCTCGGCAATATTCCAGACTCGCTGGTTGGCTTCCGACGCAATTACCTTAGACACCATGACGTTTTTGGGTAAAACGCGTGAGCGGTTTCCGTCGTATCATTGCTCGGTTATTAATGAAGACGCCTTGTTCATAAACGGCTTGGGAATATTGTGGCCGGGCGATACTGATCCCAGTAATCCCAGCGCTTATCAAGATAACTGCAAGGCCAATGATCGCGACAGCCTGCCAGATTTAGTGACCAATCAAGGGCCAACGCAGCATCAAATTAAGCATCAAGATACCTTAATGTTTGGCGCCACCCTGAATTGGGAGCTGAATGAGAATCACAGTTTGAAAACGATTCTTGGGTACCGCGATGCTATTAAAAAAGGACCACAGCAGACGGCTGACGAAGGTGGCCCAGAGCCCTTTTTGCGTGGCATTGTCTTGGATGATGCCGACCAAGAGTCCTTAACCCTAGAATTGCAATTAAACGGTCAATTTTTTGATGGCGCAGTGGAATATGCCACGGGCGTGTTCTGGCAAGACGAGTTTAAATCTGAACGTTATTTGTTGAGTAGTCCGCTAGTGGGTATCGATGCGATCAATCTTGCTCAGCTTGCGGCGGGCCGTGTACCCGACGCGTCACTGATTCCGCCGGGCGGCAGTGCGCCGCCAATTGTCGGCGCATTAGTGCCCTTAGACACATTGCAAGATTTCGATATTGACGGTGAGACGCTCGCCATATTTACCCAAGCGACATGGCACATAAATGAGCATTTTGAACTGACCCTCGGTGGGCGCTATACCGAGGAAGATCGGCAGTCGGAACTGATTACCCGCACCTCAGACCTGGCGGCAGTCACCGATATCGTGAGCGCCGATCCACGTTTCCTTACCCTAGATCCCGCTATGGGTTTACTTACCTATTTAGGCGTTTGGGCGGAAGATCCGATCAGTCTGGCTAACAATATTTTGAAGGCATCGGTCAGTGGCGAAGTTGGCTCACCTCTGGGGGCGCCGGTTCGCGATTATATGGATAGTACTTTTAAAGAGTTTACACCAATGGCCTCGGGCTCTTGGTTGGTGCCTGATGCCTGGTTAGATGGCAGTTTTATCAGCTCGGGTATGGCCTACGCTACCTTGAGTAATGGTTTTAAATCCGGTTTTCACGAGCCCAGCGGCGTAGATGGTTTGTTAGTGGTGGAGCCTGAGTCACTGGAAAACAGGGAGATTGGTTTTAAGGTCGATGCACTAGAGCATTCACTACGCGTAAACGTTGCACTGTATTCAATGACCTTTGAAAATATGCAGCTAATCACCGTGGGTTTGGACTCGGCCAATAGCTTGGTGGTGACCTCTCAGAATGCCGGCAAGTCGATGATTGAAGGTGGCGAGATTGAGATTTTATGGCTGCCGAGCCCGGAAATGTTGGTGTCGCTAACCTACAGTAATAATAACTATAAGTTTTTGGAGTTTGACGATGTCGCGTTAACGCCACTGGCCGTCAGCGGCGAAAAAGTGGTGCTGGATCGCAGTGATGAAGAGTTTGCCGTGTCGCCCCGTCAGTCTGCCTCCTTGGGTGTGCAATACACCATCGTTAGCGATATTGGCTTAATTGTTCCGCGCTTCGACCTTAGCTATAAAGGCGAGACCTATATGGGCTTTGATGACGGTTCTTGGGAGGTGACTAAAACAAATCCCGGTGCAGTCTATGCCGATGATTATATATTGCTTGATGCGCGTCTGAGCTGGACCAATATAAATGATGACCTGAGCATTGCCGCCTATGTTAAAAACCTAACGGATGAGCGCTATGACATTGGCGCAGTTGCTACCGGTGAATCCTTGGGTACCTTTGCGCGGGTGTTGGGCGAGCCGCGCTTCTACGGTGTTGAAGTGCGCAAGACGTTTTGA
- a CDS encoding 23S rRNA (adenine(2030)-N(6))-methyltransferase RlmJ, giving the protein MLSYRHGFHAGNHADVLKHLVQVLCLDYLQQKPTAVSYIDTHAGAGFYHFASAFSAQNREFDSGIAKLRSATSGQDFPAPLQRYLEVIDACCKGEAEGYPGSPAIALQLLREQDKAHLFELHPNDHENLRKRFHHSARINDADGFAGLKALLPPPSKRALVLIDPPYEDKNDYRNVITALKDSQRRFPNGVYALWYPLIPRDESTDLGRRLKALSPKNYLHVKLTVQAPAGEHGMFGSAMFVINPPWQLANQLTEVMPILEQLLGDGEHSQFELNSATP; this is encoded by the coding sequence ATGCTCAGTTACCGTCACGGCTTTCACGCTGGCAACCATGCCGACGTGTTGAAACACCTAGTGCAGGTATTGTGCTTAGACTATTTACAGCAAAAGCCCACCGCGGTGTCTTATATCGATACCCATGCCGGTGCGGGCTTTTATCATTTTGCCAGCGCATTTAGCGCGCAAAATCGCGAGTTCGACAGCGGCATCGCCAAACTGCGCAGCGCCACCAGTGGCCAAGATTTTCCCGCGCCGCTACAGCGCTATCTCGAGGTCATCGACGCCTGCTGTAAAGGCGAGGCCGAAGGCTACCCCGGCTCCCCCGCTATCGCCCTGCAATTACTGCGCGAGCAAGACAAAGCCCATTTATTTGAGCTACACCCCAACGACCACGAAAATCTGCGTAAGCGCTTTCACCACAGCGCTCGCATCAACGACGCCGATGGCTTTGCCGGTCTAAAAGCCCTGCTACCGCCACCCAGCAAGCGCGCGCTGGTCTTAATTGACCCGCCGTATGAAGACAAAAACGACTATCGCAATGTCATTACTGCGCTTAAAGACAGCCAGCGCCGCTTCCCCAATGGGGTGTACGCGCTGTGGTACCCACTGATACCGCGCGATGAATCCACGGATTTAGGTCGGCGTTTAAAGGCACTGTCACCCAAGAATTACCTCCACGTAAAACTAACAGTACAAGCGCCAGCAGGCGAGCACGGCATGTTTGGCAGCGCGATGTTTGTCATTAACCCACCGTGGCAACTGGCCAATCAGCTCACAGAAGTGATGCCGATTCTCGAACAGCTACTTGGCGACGGTGAACACAGTCAATTTGAATTAAATTCAGCGACTCCATAA